Proteins encoded together in one Benincasa hispida cultivar B227 chromosome 1, ASM972705v1, whole genome shotgun sequence window:
- the LOC120072800 gene encoding serine/threonine-protein kinase BSK7-like isoform X1, whose amino-acid sequence MVYPDPLFDHSIIVTLQSKDKFGLAWEAGWRFTTVTASIDYRITLCSSRMGCGCSKLSGCCWTLDHNKPVPDLQDVENEGSSDLEIPAFREYTIEQLRIATSGFAVENIVSEHGEKAPNVVYKGKLENQKRIAVKRFNRSAWPDARQFLEEAKNVGQLRNLRLANLLGCCCEGDERLLIAEYMPNETLAKHLFHWDSQPLKWTMRLRVALYIAQALEYCTSKGRALYHDLNAYRVVFDDDGNPRLSCFGMMKNSRDGKSYSTNLAFCPPEYLKTGRVTPESVMYSFGTLLLDLLSGKHIPPSHALDLIRDRNLQMLTDSCLEGQFSNDEGTELVRLASRCLQYEPRERPNPKSLVSSLTPLQTDTEVPSHVLLGVPRDASDLPLTPLGEACLRMDLTVIHEILEKINYKDDEGSATELSFQMWTDQMQETLSSKKSGDLAFRHKDFRAAIDSYTQFIDAGAVLSPTMFARRSLSYLACDMPQEALNDAMQAQVISPVWHIASYLQAAALFALGSNNEAQTALREGFALETKTTAK is encoded by the exons ATGGTTTATCCTGATCCACTTTTTGATCATTCTATTATTG TTACTCTTCAGTCGAAGGACAAATTTGGATTGGCATGGGAAGCTGGATGGAGGTTTACAACCGTAACTGCATCTATTGATTACAGAATTACGTTGTGTTCAAGTAGGATGGGTTGTGGGTGTTCAAAACTCTCAGGGTGCTGTTGGACTTTAGATCATAACAAGCCTGTTCCTGACCTCCAGGATGTTG AAAATGAAGGGAGTAGTGATCTTGAGATACCTGCATTTCGTGAATACACCATCGAGCAACTAAGGATAGCTACATCTGGATTTGCTGTTGAGAATATAGTTTCAGAACACGGGGAAAAGGCTCCAAATGTTGTTTATAAGGGGAAGCTCGAGAATCAAAAACGGATTGCGGTCAAACGGTTCAACAGATCAGCTTGGCCAGATGCTAGGCAATTTCTG GAAGAAGCCAAGAATGTAGGTCAGCTACGAAATCTAAGGTTGGCAAATTTACTTGGTTGTTGCTGTGAAGGTGATGAGAGATTACTAATTGCAGAATATATGCCTAATGAAACATTGGCAAAGCACTTGTTTCATT GGGATTCTCAACCACTGAAATGGACCATGCGGTTAAGAGTGGCCTTATATATTGCACAAGCTTTGGAGTACTGTACAAGTAAAGGGCGTGCCCTGTATCATGATCTCAATGCCTATAGAGTTGTTTTTGATGAC GATGGAAACCCCAGGCTTTCATGCTTTGGTATGATGAAAAACAGCAGAGATGGTAAAAGCTACAGCACAAATTTGGCATTCTGTCCTCCGGAGTATCTCAAAACAG GAAGAGTTACTCCAGAAAGTGTTATGTACAGCTTTGGCACTCTATTGCTCGACCTCCTCAGTGGAAAACATATCCCACCTAGCCAT GCTCTTGACTTAATAAGGGACAGGAATCTTCAAATGCTGACAGATTCTTGTTTGGAAGGACAATTTTCAAACGATGAAGGGACTGAATTAGTGAGATTAGCTTCTCGTTGCTTGCAGTATGAGCCTCGAGAGCGTCCTAATCCAAAATCATTAGTTTCTTCTCTAACTCCTCTTCAGACGGACACTGAG GTCCCTTCACATGTATTGTTGGGTGTACCGCGTGATGCTTCAGATTTACCTCTTACACCACTTGGAGAAGCTTGCTTAAGAATGGATTTGACCGTCATTCACgagattttggaaaagataaaTTACAAGGATGATGAAGGTTCAGCAACTGAG CTTTCCTTCCAGATGTGGACCGACCAGATGCAGGAAACATTGAGTTCAAAGAAAAGTGGAGATCTTGCTTTTCGGCACAAGGATTTTAGAGCTGCAATCGATTCTTATACACAG TTCATTGATGCCGGAGCTGTGCTTTCCCCAACAATGTTTGCACGTCGTAGTTTGTCGTATCTCGCATGTGATATGCCACAAGAAGCTCTAAACGACGCAATGCAAGCTCAAGTTATATCACCTGTCTGGCATATTGCATCTTATTTGCAAGCTGCTGCACTTTTTGCACTTGGTAGCAACAATGAGGCACAAACAGCTCTCAGAGAGGGATTTGCACTTGAAACCAAAACAACCGCCAAATAA
- the LOC120072800 gene encoding serine/threonine-protein kinase BSK7-like isoform X2 — MGCGCSKLSGCCWTLDHNKPVPDLQDVENEGSSDLEIPAFREYTIEQLRIATSGFAVENIVSEHGEKAPNVVYKGKLENQKRIAVKRFNRSAWPDARQFLEEAKNVGQLRNLRLANLLGCCCEGDERLLIAEYMPNETLAKHLFHWDSQPLKWTMRLRVALYIAQALEYCTSKGRALYHDLNAYRVVFDDDGNPRLSCFGMMKNSRDGKSYSTNLAFCPPEYLKTGRVTPESVMYSFGTLLLDLLSGKHIPPSHALDLIRDRNLQMLTDSCLEGQFSNDEGTELVRLASRCLQYEPRERPNPKSLVSSLTPLQTDTEVPSHVLLGVPRDASDLPLTPLGEACLRMDLTVIHEILEKINYKDDEGSATELSFQMWTDQMQETLSSKKSGDLAFRHKDFRAAIDSYTQFIDAGAVLSPTMFARRSLSYLACDMPQEALNDAMQAQVISPVWHIASYLQAAALFALGSNNEAQTALREGFALETKTTAK, encoded by the exons ATGGGTTGTGGGTGTTCAAAACTCTCAGGGTGCTGTTGGACTTTAGATCATAACAAGCCTGTTCCTGACCTCCAGGATGTTG AAAATGAAGGGAGTAGTGATCTTGAGATACCTGCATTTCGTGAATACACCATCGAGCAACTAAGGATAGCTACATCTGGATTTGCTGTTGAGAATATAGTTTCAGAACACGGGGAAAAGGCTCCAAATGTTGTTTATAAGGGGAAGCTCGAGAATCAAAAACGGATTGCGGTCAAACGGTTCAACAGATCAGCTTGGCCAGATGCTAGGCAATTTCTG GAAGAAGCCAAGAATGTAGGTCAGCTACGAAATCTAAGGTTGGCAAATTTACTTGGTTGTTGCTGTGAAGGTGATGAGAGATTACTAATTGCAGAATATATGCCTAATGAAACATTGGCAAAGCACTTGTTTCATT GGGATTCTCAACCACTGAAATGGACCATGCGGTTAAGAGTGGCCTTATATATTGCACAAGCTTTGGAGTACTGTACAAGTAAAGGGCGTGCCCTGTATCATGATCTCAATGCCTATAGAGTTGTTTTTGATGAC GATGGAAACCCCAGGCTTTCATGCTTTGGTATGATGAAAAACAGCAGAGATGGTAAAAGCTACAGCACAAATTTGGCATTCTGTCCTCCGGAGTATCTCAAAACAG GAAGAGTTACTCCAGAAAGTGTTATGTACAGCTTTGGCACTCTATTGCTCGACCTCCTCAGTGGAAAACATATCCCACCTAGCCAT GCTCTTGACTTAATAAGGGACAGGAATCTTCAAATGCTGACAGATTCTTGTTTGGAAGGACAATTTTCAAACGATGAAGGGACTGAATTAGTGAGATTAGCTTCTCGTTGCTTGCAGTATGAGCCTCGAGAGCGTCCTAATCCAAAATCATTAGTTTCTTCTCTAACTCCTCTTCAGACGGACACTGAG GTCCCTTCACATGTATTGTTGGGTGTACCGCGTGATGCTTCAGATTTACCTCTTACACCACTTGGAGAAGCTTGCTTAAGAATGGATTTGACCGTCATTCACgagattttggaaaagataaaTTACAAGGATGATGAAGGTTCAGCAACTGAG CTTTCCTTCCAGATGTGGACCGACCAGATGCAGGAAACATTGAGTTCAAAGAAAAGTGGAGATCTTGCTTTTCGGCACAAGGATTTTAGAGCTGCAATCGATTCTTATACACAG TTCATTGATGCCGGAGCTGTGCTTTCCCCAACAATGTTTGCACGTCGTAGTTTGTCGTATCTCGCATGTGATATGCCACAAGAAGCTCTAAACGACGCAATGCAAGCTCAAGTTATATCACCTGTCTGGCATATTGCATCTTATTTGCAAGCTGCTGCACTTTTTGCACTTGGTAGCAACAATGAGGCACAAACAGCTCTCAGAGAGGGATTTGCACTTGAAACCAAAACAACCGCCAAATAA
- the LOC120072800 gene encoding serine/threonine-protein kinase BSK7-like isoform X3, producing MPNETLAKHLFHWDSQPLKWTMRLRVALYIAQALEYCTSKGRALYHDLNAYRVVFDDDGNPRLSCFGMMKNSRDGKSYSTNLAFCPPEYLKTGRVTPESVMYSFGTLLLDLLSGKHIPPSHALDLIRDRNLQMLTDSCLEGQFSNDEGTELVRLASRCLQYEPRERPNPKSLVSSLTPLQTDTEVPSHVLLGVPRDASDLPLTPLGEACLRMDLTVIHEILEKINYKDDEGSATELSFQMWTDQMQETLSSKKSGDLAFRHKDFRAAIDSYTQFIDAGAVLSPTMFARRSLSYLACDMPQEALNDAMQAQVISPVWHIASYLQAAALFALGSNNEAQTALREGFALETKTTAK from the exons ATGCCTAATGAAACATTGGCAAAGCACTTGTTTCATT GGGATTCTCAACCACTGAAATGGACCATGCGGTTAAGAGTGGCCTTATATATTGCACAAGCTTTGGAGTACTGTACAAGTAAAGGGCGTGCCCTGTATCATGATCTCAATGCCTATAGAGTTGTTTTTGATGAC GATGGAAACCCCAGGCTTTCATGCTTTGGTATGATGAAAAACAGCAGAGATGGTAAAAGCTACAGCACAAATTTGGCATTCTGTCCTCCGGAGTATCTCAAAACAG GAAGAGTTACTCCAGAAAGTGTTATGTACAGCTTTGGCACTCTATTGCTCGACCTCCTCAGTGGAAAACATATCCCACCTAGCCAT GCTCTTGACTTAATAAGGGACAGGAATCTTCAAATGCTGACAGATTCTTGTTTGGAAGGACAATTTTCAAACGATGAAGGGACTGAATTAGTGAGATTAGCTTCTCGTTGCTTGCAGTATGAGCCTCGAGAGCGTCCTAATCCAAAATCATTAGTTTCTTCTCTAACTCCTCTTCAGACGGACACTGAG GTCCCTTCACATGTATTGTTGGGTGTACCGCGTGATGCTTCAGATTTACCTCTTACACCACTTGGAGAAGCTTGCTTAAGAATGGATTTGACCGTCATTCACgagattttggaaaagataaaTTACAAGGATGATGAAGGTTCAGCAACTGAG CTTTCCTTCCAGATGTGGACCGACCAGATGCAGGAAACATTGAGTTCAAAGAAAAGTGGAGATCTTGCTTTTCGGCACAAGGATTTTAGAGCTGCAATCGATTCTTATACACAG TTCATTGATGCCGGAGCTGTGCTTTCCCCAACAATGTTTGCACGTCGTAGTTTGTCGTATCTCGCATGTGATATGCCACAAGAAGCTCTAAACGACGCAATGCAAGCTCAAGTTATATCACCTGTCTGGCATATTGCATCTTATTTGCAAGCTGCTGCACTTTTTGCACTTGGTAGCAACAATGAGGCACAAACAGCTCTCAGAGAGGGATTTGCACTTGAAACCAAAACAACCGCCAAATAA
- the LOC120073000 gene encoding 5-amino-6-(5-phospho-D-ribitylamino)uracil phosphatase, chloroplastic has protein sequence MVQSIAAASLFGHQLLCGGTFIQDTSYKRKNSWFPTSKFVGKRLISSPPVSGLKVDRLALLAIKALSLEVTKEAYSFREDRIPKDWNYDIDAGFDRKPGLWPPENKADNPSLQNPLLRQERMGCGWLGAIFEWEGVLIEDNPEIEKQAWLALSQEEGKSPPPAFILRRIEGMKNEQAISEVLCWSRDPAQLRRMAARKEEIYQALQGGVYRLRAGSKEFVNVLMHYKIPMALVSTRPRETLESAMGTIGIDGDFNVIIAAEDVHRGKPDPEMFVYAAQLLNFIPERCIVFGNSNQTVEAAHDARMKCVAVASKHPVYELGAADLVVRRLDELTVVDLKNLADIESSEFGSGELELEMELVEDDESPSTMTAVDDIFW, from the coding sequence ATGGTTCAATCGATTGCAGCAGCTTCTCTTTTTGGCCATCAGCTGCTATGTGGAGGAACTTTTATTCAGGACACGTCCTACAAGAGGAAGAACAGTTGGTTTCCAACATCCAAATTTGTTGGTAAGAGGCTGATTTCGTCTCCCCCAGTTTCTGGATTGAAAGTGGATAGATTAGCACTTTTGGCAATTAAGGCTTTGTCGTTGGAGGTAACAAAAGAGGCATATTCATTCAGAGAGGATAGAATACCAAAGGATTGGAACTATGATATTGATGCTGGCTTTGATCGAAAGCCAGGTTTATGGCCTCCTGAAAACAAAGCAGATAATCCTTCATTACAGAATCCATTGCTTCGACAAGAAAGAATGGGGTGTGGTTGGTTGGGTGCCATATTTGAGTGGGAGGGTGTGTTGATTGAGGACAATCCTGAAATTGAGAAGCAGGCTTGGTTAGCTCTTTCTCAGGAAGAAGGAAAATCCCCTCCCCCAGCTTTTATCCTCAGGAGAATAGAGGGGATGAAGAATGAACAGGCTATTTCTGAAGTCCTTTGCTGGTCTAGAGATCCTGCTCAGTTGAGAAGAATGGCTGCTAGGAAGGAGGAAATCTATCAGGCATTGCAGGGAGGAGTTTACAGATTAAGAGCAGGGTCAAAAGAGTTTGTGAATGTCCTGATGCATTACAAGATTCCCATGGCACTGGTTTCAACACGACCTAGAGAAACTCTGGAGTCGGCCATGGGAACGATTGGTATTGACGGCGATTTCAATGTGATTATTGCTGCGGAGGATGTTCACAGGGGAAAGCCTGATCCAGAAATGTTCGTTTATGCAGCACAGCTCTTGAACTTCATTCCTGAAAGATGCATTGTGTTTGGGAATTCAAACCAAACTGTTGAGGCTGCTCATGATGCCCGGATGAAGTGTGTGGCAGTTGCAAGCAAGCATCCTGTTTATGAACTTGGGGCTGCAGACTTGGTCGTGAGGCGTCTTGATGAGTTGACAGTCGTTGATTTGAAGAATCTCGCCGATATTGAGTCCTCTGAATTTGGTTCTGGAGAGCTAGAGTTGGAGATGGAATTAGTAGAAGATGATGAATCTCCATCAACCATGACAGCAGTTGATGATATTTTCTGGTGA